One segment of Methylocella silvestris BL2 DNA contains the following:
- a CDS encoding FAD-dependent monooxygenase, which translates to MGERAVKNVLISGASIAGPALAFWLTRYGINTTVVEKASSLRGGGYPIDIRGTALDAVERMGLYPQMRAAHVDSQSIAFVDERGAVIAKMDPEAVTGGVRGRDVEIRRGDIATILYAATKDKANYKFNDSIAALDEHADGVAVTFASGDTGTYDIVIGADGLHSNTRSLIFGDESQFEKYIGFCFAGFTIPNIFGLDRSALAYTLPGKNAVVYAGNDGGPAHAFLIFRHPTSPFRKRIADEDKRKLTASMFEGVNGWIVPQLVEDMRKAEDLFFDAVSQIHMPIWSRGRIALAGDAAHATSFLSGQGSSMALVGAYILAGELATQPNYTSAFEAYEKLARPFVEMNQALVEEGKHIMIPDTQEELDARNAMFRRMAETPVGNVVRKADSRQIHSALALPDYS; encoded by the coding sequence ATGGGCGAGCGAGCAGTCAAAAACGTCCTGATATCGGGCGCCAGCATTGCGGGACCTGCTTTGGCCTTCTGGCTGACCCGCTACGGAATCAACACAACGGTCGTGGAGAAGGCGTCTTCGTTGCGGGGCGGCGGCTATCCGATCGATATCCGCGGGACGGCGCTCGACGCCGTCGAGCGAATGGGCCTCTACCCGCAGATGCGCGCGGCGCATGTCGACTCCCAGAGCATCGCCTTCGTGGACGAGCGCGGCGCGGTGATCGCGAAGATGGATCCGGAAGCCGTCACAGGAGGCGTCAGGGGCAGGGACGTCGAAATCCGCCGGGGCGACATCGCGACGATCCTGTATGCCGCCACGAAGGACAAGGCGAACTACAAGTTCAACGATTCCATCGCGGCGCTGGACGAGCATGCGGATGGCGTCGCCGTGACATTTGCCAGCGGAGACACAGGGACCTACGACATCGTCATCGGCGCGGACGGGCTGCATTCGAACACCCGGTCCCTGATCTTCGGCGACGAGTCGCAGTTCGAAAAATACATCGGATTCTGCTTCGCCGGGTTCACGATCCCAAACATTTTCGGTCTCGACCGCAGCGCCCTGGCCTATACGCTGCCGGGGAAGAATGCGGTCGTCTATGCAGGGAACGATGGCGGCCCGGCCCACGCGTTCCTGATTTTCAGACATCCCACCTCGCCATTCCGAAAGCGTATCGCCGATGAGGACAAGCGGAAGCTGACCGCCAGCATGTTCGAAGGCGTCAACGGGTGGATCGTGCCCCAACTGGTCGAGGACATGCGGAAGGCCGAGGATTTGTTCTTCGACGCCGTCAGCCAGATCCACATGCCGATTTGGTCGAGGGGACGCATCGCGCTCGCCGGGGACGCCGCGCACGCCACCTCTTTCTTGTCGGGGCAGGGCTCGAGCATGGCGCTTGTCGGCGCCTACATCCTGGCCGGCGAGCTCGCAACCCAGCCGAACTACACGTCTGCCTTTGAGGCGTATGAGAAATTGGCGCGGCCCTTTGTCGAGATGAACCAGGCCTTGGTCGAAGAAGGCAAGCACATCATGATTCCCGACACTCAGGAGGAGCTCGACGCCCGCAATGCGATGTTCCGGCGGATGGCGGAGACGCCGGTCGGCAATGTCGTCCGGAAAGCCGACTCACGCCAGATCCACAGCGCGCTCGCCTTGCCTGACTATAGTTGA
- a CDS encoding winged helix-turn-helix transcriptional regulator translates to MKGKRTDVGKSGCGIARALQVVGDWWSLLIVRDAFSGRRRFSEFQKNLGLAKNILSVRLRKLVEEGIFTVQPDPDSALSHLYVLTPKGQQLGVILVALWQWGEENCFAPGELKYRMVDTLNRQPLTKLQLAAQDGRILGLQDFRVKARHE, encoded by the coding sequence TTGAAGGGCAAGCGAACCGATGTTGGGAAGTCCGGTTGCGGCATCGCGCGCGCCCTCCAAGTCGTCGGCGATTGGTGGTCGCTTCTCATCGTCCGCGACGCCTTTAGTGGCCGCCGGCGGTTTTCCGAGTTTCAGAAGAATCTCGGCCTGGCGAAGAACATCCTGTCGGTGCGTCTCAGAAAGCTGGTCGAGGAAGGCATATTCACGGTCCAGCCGGACCCGGACTCGGCGCTGAGCCATCTCTACGTTCTCACGCCCAAGGGACAGCAACTCGGGGTGATCCTGGTCGCCCTTTGGCAGTGGGGCGAAGAAAACTGCTTCGCGCCCGGCGAGCTGAAATACAGGATGGTCGACACTCTGAACCGGCAACCGCTCACCAAGCTCCAGCTTGCGGCGCAGGACGGACGGATTCTTGGTCTCCAGGATTTTCGTGTGAAGGCGAGACATGAGTGA
- a CDS encoding sigma-70 family RNA polymerase sigma factor — translation MTTTLAKARFSQLVLPRLDEGYRLARWLTGSATDAEDVLQDASLRAYRAIESFAEGNARAWFLTIVRNACYSWLEKRRPGVTLSSEALDASDAATLEQGGAFAPAFETPESLLLAKDEAARLARAVDALPVALKEALVLREYHGLSYREIAEVSGAPIGTVMSRLARARQQLLKGLEAQN, via the coding sequence GTGACGACGACGCTCGCCAAGGCGCGCTTCTCGCAGCTCGTGCTGCCGCGGCTGGACGAGGGCTATCGGCTGGCGCGCTGGCTGACAGGAAGCGCGACCGACGCCGAGGACGTTCTTCAGGACGCTAGTCTGCGCGCTTACCGCGCGATCGAGAGCTTTGCGGAGGGCAATGCGCGCGCCTGGTTCCTGACCATCGTGCGCAACGCCTGCTATTCCTGGCTCGAAAAACGGCGGCCGGGCGTCACGCTGTCGAGCGAAGCGTTAGATGCTTCCGACGCAGCGACGCTGGAACAGGGGGGCGCATTCGCGCCCGCCTTCGAGACGCCGGAAAGCCTGCTTCTCGCCAAGGACGAGGCCGCGCGCCTGGCGCGCGCCGTCGACGCTCTTCCCGTAGCCCTGAAGGAGGCGCTGGTGCTGCGCGAATATCATGGATTGAGCTATCGCGAGATCGCCGAAGTCAGCGGCGCGCCGATCGGCACGGTGATGTCGCGTCTCGCGCGGGCAAGACAACAGCTCCTCAAGGGGCTAGAGGCGCAAAATTGA
- a CDS encoding RNA methyltransferase: protein MTGAGTDHTKECLTGGPAIILVRPQLAVNIGMCARAMANFGLSDLRLVSPREGWPRTGALKKGAHAAAAGAVHLLEGAKLYDTPEEAVADLNFVFATTARERGQHKPVLTPAEALPGAALAIAGGAKGGVMFGPERTGLSNDEVALADRLITFPVNPAYASLNLAQAVLLIGYEWMRASTEAKAPFVADPRSPPAPREMVLSFFAYLEGELERVGFFRPLDKAPVMRRNIKNIFHRLDLSAQDVSTLRGAIVRLVEGPRAEAKARAKRTAAEPHSVSEDKG from the coding sequence ATGACCGGGGCCGGAACCGACCACACCAAGGAATGCCTGACCGGCGGCCCGGCGATCATCCTGGTTCGCCCGCAGCTTGCCGTGAATATCGGCATGTGCGCGCGGGCGATGGCCAATTTCGGTCTTTCCGATCTAAGGCTTGTGTCGCCGCGCGAAGGCTGGCCGCGCACCGGCGCCTTGAAGAAGGGCGCGCATGCCGCCGCCGCCGGGGCGGTCCATCTGCTCGAAGGGGCAAAGCTTTACGACACGCCGGAAGAGGCGGTCGCGGACCTTAATTTCGTGTTTGCAACGACGGCGCGCGAACGCGGCCAGCACAAGCCGGTGCTGACGCCCGCCGAGGCCCTGCCGGGCGCAGCGTTGGCGATTGCCGGCGGCGCGAAGGGCGGCGTGATGTTCGGGCCCGAACGCACTGGCCTCTCCAACGACGAGGTGGCGCTCGCCGACAGGCTGATCACCTTTCCGGTCAATCCCGCCTATGCCTCGCTCAACCTCGCGCAGGCGGTGCTGCTGATCGGCTATGAATGGATGCGCGCGTCCACCGAGGCGAAGGCGCCCTTCGTCGCCGATCCGCGCTCACCGCCGGCGCCGCGCGAGATGGTTTTGTCGTTCTTCGCCTATCTCGAAGGGGAATTGGAGCGGGTCGGATTCTTCCGTCCGCTCGACAAGGCGCCGGTGATGCGGCGAAACATCAAGAATATCTTTCATAGGCTGGATCTCTCCGCGCAGGATGTGAGCACGCTGCGGGGCGCCATCGTGCGGCTCGTGGAGGGTCCGCGGGCGGAGGCCAAAGCGCGCGCCAAACGAACAGCCGCCGAGCCTCATTCTGTGAGCGAAGACAAGGGCTGA
- the pdxY gene encoding pyridoxal kinase, producing the protein MPYDDRQREPPPALGKGPRIISIQSQVVHGSVGHNAALFPMQALGVAVAAVPTTLLSNHPRYPTLRGRVLDAPLVADLLLGVAERGLIEASSILLTGYLGSAEIGAVVGDFVDRAKARNPQLAYLCDPVIGDDEPGVFVAPGLVDLIRDRLVPAAAILTPNQFELEILAGAPARDIYALRRAAALISARGPGRVVVTGCALADTPRDCIETVVCESDVIHRIATVRLPIRPNGAGDLFAGLLAAHLARGRPLIAASESAARGVSSVLARTLAEGSYELRIVAEDILS; encoded by the coding sequence TTGCCTTATGACGACCGCCAGCGTGAACCTCCCCCAGCGCTAGGCAAGGGGCCGCGGATTATTTCAATCCAGAGCCAGGTCGTTCACGGCTCGGTCGGCCACAACGCCGCGCTCTTTCCCATGCAGGCGCTTGGCGTCGCCGTCGCCGCCGTGCCGACGACGCTGCTCTCCAACCATCCGCGCTACCCGACGCTGCGCGGACGCGTGCTCGACGCGCCCCTTGTCGCCGACCTGCTTCTTGGCGTCGCGGAGCGCGGCTTGATCGAGGCCTCTTCGATCCTGCTCACCGGCTATCTTGGCTCGGCCGAAATCGGCGCCGTCGTCGGGGATTTCGTCGATCGCGCAAAAGCGCGCAATCCGCAGCTTGCCTATCTCTGCGATCCGGTGATCGGCGACGACGAGCCGGGCGTCTTCGTCGCGCCGGGTCTCGTCGATCTCATCCGCGACCGCCTCGTCCCGGCCGCCGCCATTTTGACACCCAATCAGTTCGAGCTCGAGATTTTGGCGGGCGCGCCGGCGCGGGACATTTACGCTCTGAGGCGGGCCGCGGCGCTGATTTCCGCGCGCGGCCCGGGCCGCGTTGTCGTCACCGGCTGCGCGCTCGCGGATACGCCGCGGGATTGCATCGAAACTGTGGTTTGCGAATCGGACGTTATCCATCGCATCGCAACGGTCCGGCTGCCGATCCGGCCGAATGGGGCCGGCGATTTGTTCGCCGGGCTTCTCGCGGCCCATCTCGCCAGGGGCAGGCCGCTCATTGCGGCGAGCGAATCCGCTGCGCGCGGCGTATCTTCCGTACTCGCGCGCACGCTGGCCGAAGGTTCTTATGAATTGCGGATCGTCGCCGAGGATATCCTCTCCTGA
- a CDS encoding LysR family transcriptional regulator, translated as MIDWDDVRYFLAVARGGSVRAAAGRLGVNHSTVLRRIAQLEERLGAQMFEKLPSGYRLTAAGEEVLELANQMEASSHQLETRVFGRDQSVRGLLRVTLAPPLATHLLMPDFADFTRLHPDIEMEILSSGELANLTNREADVALRVVYDRKTLPLNLHGLKGPELFGGVYISRDRLAAWRAGAPDPIRWIVISIHGIPDWASEGEVGATGVPFRTTDAEAQIVAVRQGIGMTTLPCFIGDADPLLVRAPRADLHMYGTVWLLTQGETRKTERVRIFTEFVSRRLAAYAPLLAGLSISRD; from the coding sequence ATGATCGACTGGGACGACGTTCGCTACTTTCTTGCCGTCGCACGCGGAGGCTCGGTGCGGGCCGCCGCCGGGCGCCTCGGGGTGAATCATTCAACCGTACTGCGACGCATCGCCCAGCTCGAGGAACGCCTCGGGGCGCAGATGTTCGAAAAGCTGCCTTCGGGCTACCGCCTGACGGCTGCGGGCGAGGAGGTCCTCGAGCTCGCGAACCAGATGGAAGCGTCGTCGCACCAGCTGGAGACGCGCGTCTTCGGGCGCGACCAGAGCGTGCGCGGGCTTTTGCGGGTGACGCTGGCGCCGCCTCTCGCGACACACCTGCTCATGCCGGATTTCGCCGATTTCACGCGCCTGCATCCGGACATCGAGATGGAAATCCTGTCGTCCGGCGAGCTGGCGAATCTGACCAACCGAGAGGCCGACGTCGCGCTCCGCGTCGTCTACGACCGCAAAACCCTGCCGCTCAACCTTCACGGCTTGAAGGGACCGGAGCTGTTCGGCGGCGTCTACATATCTCGCGATCGACTGGCCGCGTGGCGCGCGGGCGCGCCTGATCCCATCCGGTGGATCGTCATAAGCATTCATGGAATTCCGGATTGGGCCAGCGAGGGTGAGGTTGGCGCCACGGGGGTCCCATTCAGGACGACGGACGCCGAGGCGCAGATCGTTGCTGTACGGCAAGGGATCGGGATGACGACACTGCCGTGCTTCATTGGCGATGCCGACCCCCTGCTGGTAAGGGCGCCGCGCGCCGACCTGCACATGTACGGAACGGTTTGGCTTCTCACACAGGGGGAAACACGCAAGACGGAGCGCGTGCGGATTTTCACGGAGTTCGTATCCCGCAGGCTCGCCGCGTACGCGCCGCTTCTCGCGGGGCTGTCCATATCGCGCGACTGA
- a CDS encoding NADP-dependent oxidoreductase, whose translation MSEVTSERIVLAARPQGTPRPTDFRLERLPLPAIRDGEVLLQTHYLSLDPYMRGRMDDRKSYSPPTPVGGVMEGEIVARVVQSRRPDFQVGENVAGRLGWVTHSISDGAGLTKLDGRFQPITTALGVLGMPGLTAFAGLLEIGKPRPGETVVVAAATGPVGSLVGQIARIKGARAVGVAGGPDKCAYALDTLGFDAAIDHRSPTFADDLAAACPRGIDIYFELVGGAVWQAVLPLLNEFARVPLCGLVAEYNAPGTGVDRLPATMRTALSRSLTLRGFIVREFWDQRPAFLDEVGAWINDGRVRFREDIVQGLANAPAAFIGMLEGKNFGKLIVAVDDTGR comes from the coding sequence ATGAGTGAAGTGACCAGTGAACGAATCGTTCTTGCAGCAAGGCCGCAAGGGACTCCCCGCCCGACAGACTTTCGGCTGGAACGGCTGCCGCTGCCTGCGATCCGGGACGGCGAGGTCCTGCTGCAGACCCACTACCTCTCGCTCGACCCCTATATGCGCGGCAGGATGGACGATCGGAAGTCCTACTCGCCGCCGACGCCCGTTGGCGGCGTCATGGAAGGCGAGATCGTCGCACGCGTCGTGCAATCCCGGCGTCCCGACTTTCAGGTCGGCGAGAATGTCGCCGGGCGTCTGGGTTGGGTCACCCACAGCATTTCCGATGGCGCCGGACTGACCAAGCTCGACGGACGATTCCAGCCGATCACGACGGCGCTCGGCGTCCTCGGGATGCCCGGCCTTACCGCCTTTGCCGGCCTGTTGGAGATCGGCAAGCCTCGGCCGGGCGAGACCGTTGTCGTGGCTGCGGCGACCGGCCCGGTGGGCTCCCTGGTGGGGCAGATCGCCAGGATCAAGGGCGCGCGGGCTGTCGGCGTCGCCGGCGGTCCGGACAAATGCGCCTATGCCCTGGACACGCTTGGTTTCGATGCCGCGATCGACCATCGATCGCCGACCTTCGCGGACGATCTGGCCGCTGCGTGCCCACGCGGGATCGACATCTATTTCGAGCTTGTGGGCGGCGCGGTCTGGCAGGCTGTCCTACCGCTCCTGAACGAGTTCGCCCGCGTCCCCCTTTGCGGTCTTGTCGCCGAATATAATGCGCCAGGGACCGGGGTGGACCGCCTTCCCGCAACGATGCGCACGGCGCTTTCGCGAAGCCTGACCCTCCGAGGCTTCATTGTTCGCGAGTTCTGGGATCAGCGTCCTGCCTTTCTCGATGAGGTCGGCGCCTGGATCAACGACGGCCGCGTTCGCTTCCGAGAGGATATCGTTCAAGGCCTCGCCAACGCGCCGGCAGCGTTCATCGGAATGCTGGAGGGAAAGAATTTCGGCAAGCTGATCGTCGCCGTGGATGATACCGGGCGCTGA
- a CDS encoding anti-sigma factor family protein, translating to MTDEDILLLNAYRDGELSPGEALAMERRLAENPELRAQAQRLEALSGALRGALAGAPVPSGLRGRIIQKIGFRDGAPGGRLTRFLSPLAATLLVGLAGGVLLGSGTTFLAMNRPGAETSGEILSAHLRAMMAPQPFDVASSNRHVVKPWFNGKTTIAPDSVDLGERGFPLAGGRVDVIDGRPAPTLVYRRGPHVISVTALPRSELASLPERESRAGFSFERWAAGDLAYVAVSDIAPADLRTFVDAFRAEAAPPAKAGN from the coding sequence ATGACGGACGAGGACATTTTGCTGCTGAACGCCTATCGCGACGGCGAATTATCGCCGGGCGAGGCGCTGGCCATGGAGCGGCGGCTCGCTGAGAATCCCGAGCTCCGGGCGCAGGCTCAACGGCTGGAGGCTCTGTCCGGCGCTTTGCGCGGGGCTCTCGCCGGCGCGCCCGTTCCAAGTGGGCTGCGCGGCCGGATCATTCAGAAGATTGGCTTTCGCGACGGCGCGCCGGGCGGCCGGCTGACCCGTTTTCTGTCGCCGCTCGCGGCGACTTTGCTGGTCGGGCTGGCGGGCGGCGTCCTGCTCGGCAGCGGAACGACTTTTCTGGCGATGAACCGCCCCGGCGCCGAGACGTCCGGCGAGATTCTTTCGGCCCATCTGCGCGCGATGATGGCGCCGCAGCCGTTCGACGTCGCTTCGTCAAATCGGCATGTCGTGAAACCGTGGTTCAACGGCAAGACGACGATCGCGCCCGACTCAGTCGATCTTGGCGAACGCGGCTTTCCGCTGGCCGGCGGCCGCGTCGACGTGATCGACGGCAGGCCGGCGCCGACGCTGGTCTACCGGCGCGGTCCCCATGTCATCAGCGTCACCGCGCTGCCGCGCAGCGAGCTGGCGTCCTTGCCGGAAAGAGAAAGCCGCGCAGGCTTTTCGTTTGAGCGATGGGCCGCGGGCGACCTCGCCTATGTCGCCGTGTCGGATATCGCCCCGGCCGATCTACGGACATTTGTCGACGCCTTCCGCGCGGAAGCCGCGCCGCCGGCAAAGGCCGGAAATTAA
- a CDS encoding cupredoxin domain-containing protein, translated as MLRTVLTAKRQSLFSFLLAAALVSPLPAGAAAVSVKIDNFTFNPPELTIAPGDTVTWTNGDDIPHTVVGVDKSFKSKPLDSDDKFRFTFKEPGQYEYFCSIHPHMTGKIIVKAP; from the coding sequence ATGCTGCGAACCGTCTTGACCGCGAAGCGCCAAAGCCTTTTCTCGTTTCTTCTTGCGGCGGCGCTCGTCAGCCCGCTCCCGGCGGGCGCCGCCGCCGTGAGCGTAAAGATCGACAATTTCACCTTCAATCCGCCAGAACTGACAATCGCCCCCGGCGATACGGTGACCTGGACCAATGGCGACGATATTCCCCATACCGTCGTCGGCGTCGACAAATCCTTCAAATCCAAGCCCCTCGATTCCGACGACAAATTCCGCTTCACTTTCAAGGAGCCGGGCCAATATGAGTATTTCTGTTCGATTCATCCGCATATGACCGGCAAAATCATCGTGAAGGCGCCCTGA
- a CDS encoding TetR/AcrR family transcriptional regulator, producing MALEKALLQVAWEQLTEGGYSNFTMDAVADRSHTSRPVIYRRWSSRAELAIAAIGHHVAEHPVVAPDLGRLRDEMISVLQQSMERGALIAGIIARDMSDLYRETKATPSSLRQSILGAEGKLLEKIIERAVARGELSGQGLTPRLISLPADLLRHEAFMTLAPVPASTIAEIVDDIVLPLLRLHDLPKR from the coding sequence ATGGCGCTCGAAAAGGCCCTGCTCCAGGTCGCGTGGGAGCAACTGACGGAGGGCGGCTACAGCAACTTCACCATGGACGCTGTGGCGGACCGTTCCCACACGAGCCGGCCGGTAATCTACCGGCGGTGGTCGAGCCGCGCTGAGCTGGCGATCGCCGCGATCGGCCACCACGTCGCGGAACACCCTGTCGTGGCGCCCGACCTTGGACGGCTGCGCGACGAGATGATCTCAGTCCTTCAGCAGTCGATGGAACGTGGGGCTCTTATCGCGGGCATCATCGCGCGGGATATGTCGGATCTCTACCGGGAGACCAAGGCCACGCCGTCCTCTCTGCGGCAGTCCATATTGGGCGCCGAAGGCAAGCTGCTGGAGAAAATCATTGAGCGCGCCGTGGCGCGCGGCGAATTGAGCGGCCAGGGTCTCACGCCGCGCCTTATATCCTTGCCGGCTGATCTCCTCAGGCACGAGGCGTTCATGACGCTCGCGCCAGTTCCGGCTTCGACCATCGCTGAGATCGTCGACGATATCGTGTTGCCGCTGCTGAGGCTCCATGACCTTCCGAAGCGGTAG
- a CDS encoding SDR family NAD(P)-dependent oxidoreductase: protein MSRSSLGTALVTGASSGIGATYADRLAKRGYDLLLVARDAARLNTLAEKLAATYGIKAEALQADLTNRGEVRKVEKRLREDDAITLLVNNAGISSRTTILEGDIDYLDTMIELNVVAVNRLCVAAAQTFAKRGRGGIINIASVTALLAERFHGVYSGTKAFVLNLTQAINTEVAGKGVKVQAVLPGLTRTEIFERSGRSIDDFPPSMVMDAGDMVDASLAGFDQGELVTIPSLPNAADWSAFDAARTALAPNLSHNVPAPRYGVS, encoded by the coding sequence ATGTCACGTTCGTCTCTAGGTACTGCTCTTGTCACCGGCGCCTCGTCAGGCATCGGAGCTACTTATGCCGATCGCCTTGCAAAGCGTGGCTATGATCTGCTGTTGGTCGCCCGCGATGCTGCCCGCCTGAATACCTTGGCTGAGAAGCTCGCCGCCACTTATGGCATCAAGGCTGAGGCGCTGCAGGCTGATCTGACGAATAGGGGCGAGGTACGCAAAGTCGAAAAACGTCTGCGAGAAGACGACGCGATCACGCTCCTCGTGAACAATGCCGGTATCTCCTCCAGAACCACCATACTTGAGGGCGACATTGACTATCTCGACACAATGATTGAACTCAACGTCGTCGCCGTAAACCGCCTTTGCGTTGCTGCCGCTCAGACGTTCGCCAAGCGGGGCAGGGGTGGCATCATCAACATCGCGTCCGTCACCGCGCTGCTAGCTGAACGCTTCCATGGGGTTTACAGCGGCACCAAAGCTTTCGTCCTCAACCTGACGCAGGCGATCAATACGGAAGTCGCCGGCAAGGGCGTCAAGGTTCAGGCCGTCCTGCCTGGTCTGACCCGAACCGAGATTTTCGAGCGAAGCGGCCGTTCTATCGACGATTTCCCGCCGTCGATGGTGATGGATGCGGGCGACATGGTGGACGCCTCGCTCGCCGGCTTCGACCAAGGGGAACTTGTCACCATCCCGTCGTTGCCCAATGCGGCCGACTGGAGCGCCTTCGATGCCGCCCGTACAGCGCTGGCGCCCAACCTGTCGCATAACGTGCCGGCGCCGCGCTACGGCGTCTCTTGA
- a CDS encoding SDR family NAD(P)-dependent oxidoreductase has translation MGKLDGKVAVITGGSSGMALASAKRFVEEGAYVFITGRRQEALDEAVKLIGRNVTGVRGDAANLDDLDRLFDTVKREKGKIDVLYASAGTGEAVPLGEITEQHFDATFGLNTRGTLFTVQKALPLFNDGGSIFMTGSVASVKGFPGYGVYAASKAALRSFARTWLNELKGRNIRVNVLSPGPIATPMQDQVLTEEAKRMFESLIPRGKMGRPEEIAAVALFLASDDSSFVNGVELSVDGGFSAI, from the coding sequence ATGGGAAAGCTAGACGGTAAGGTTGCAGTCATTACAGGTGGATCGAGCGGCATGGCGCTGGCGAGCGCTAAGCGGTTCGTGGAAGAAGGCGCCTATGTCTTCATCACGGGCCGAAGGCAGGAGGCGCTCGACGAGGCCGTCAAGCTGATTGGCCGGAACGTGACGGGCGTGCGCGGCGACGCGGCCAATCTCGATGACCTCGACCGTCTGTTCGACACGGTCAAGCGGGAAAAGGGCAAGATCGACGTCCTGTATGCGAGCGCCGGCACGGGCGAAGCCGTCCCACTGGGCGAGATCACCGAGCAGCATTTCGATGCGACCTTCGGCCTGAACACGCGCGGCACGCTGTTTACGGTTCAGAAGGCGCTGCCGCTGTTCAACGATGGCGGATCGATCTTCATGACCGGGTCAGTTGCTTCGGTGAAAGGTTTTCCTGGTTACGGCGTATATGCGGCGAGCAAGGCGGCGTTGCGCTCATTCGCACGCACCTGGCTCAACGAACTGAAGGGGCGGAATATCCGCGTGAACGTGCTGAGCCCGGGGCCGATCGCCACACCGATGCAGGACCAGGTTCTCACCGAGGAGGCGAAGCGGATGTTCGAATCCCTGATCCCGCGGGGAAAGATGGGTCGTCCTGAGGAAATTGCGGCGGTCGCGCTGTTTCTTGCTTCAGACGATTCGAGCTTTGTGAATGGGGTGGAGTTGTCTGTCGACGGCGGCTTCTCGGCTATCTGA
- a CDS encoding metallophosphoesterase family protein codes for MTHDQSESGGLSRRGALECMLWAGSAVAWTVSGGVPNSMSLAKAATLAEQKPFSFLQLSDSHVGFDKPANPDALGTLREAVARIKSLPTQPSFFIHTGDITHLSKDSQFDDADQVLKELNAPIFYVPGEHDIVDEEPGKAYLARYGKGTKGAGWRSFDENGVHFIGCVNVVDLKAGGLGNLGEAQLAWLADDLRGLSSSTPIVVFAHIPLWTVYPEWGWGTQDSAQALELLKRFGSVTVLNGHIHQVMQKVEGAVTFHTARSTAFPQPAPGTAPSPGPMKTAPGALRTYLGVTDVNFIRGGEPLAITDSTLAS; via the coding sequence ATGACTCATGATCAATCCGAATCGGGCGGCCTCAGCCGCCGCGGCGCGCTCGAATGCATGCTTTGGGCGGGCTCCGCCGTCGCCTGGACCGTCTCGGGCGGCGTGCCAAATTCGATGAGCCTCGCCAAAGCGGCGACGCTCGCGGAGCAAAAACCCTTCAGCTTCCTGCAGCTTAGCGACAGCCATGTCGGCTTCGACAAGCCGGCCAATCCCGACGCGCTCGGCACGCTGCGCGAGGCGGTCGCACGCATCAAATCCCTGCCGACGCAGCCGTCCTTTTTCATCCACACCGGCGACATCACGCATCTTTCCAAGGATTCGCAATTCGACGACGCCGATCAGGTCCTGAAAGAACTCAACGCGCCGATCTTCTATGTTCCGGGCGAGCATGACATCGTCGACGAAGAGCCGGGCAAGGCCTATCTCGCCCGCTATGGCAAGGGAACCAAGGGAGCCGGCTGGCGCTCCTTCGACGAAAACGGCGTCCATTTCATCGGCTGCGTCAATGTCGTCGACCTCAAGGCCGGCGGCCTCGGCAATCTCGGCGAGGCGCAGCTCGCCTGGCTCGCCGACGACCTTCGCGGATTGTCGTCATCGACGCCAATTGTCGTCTTCGCGCATATTCCGCTCTGGACCGTCTATCCGGAGTGGGGTTGGGGCACGCAGGATAGCGCGCAGGCGCTGGAGCTATTGAAACGGTTCGGCTCGGTGACGGTGCTGAACGGCCATATTCATCAGGTGATGCAAAAGGTGGAGGGCGCCGTCACGTTCCACACCGCCCGCTCGACCGCCTTCCCGCAGCCGGCGCCCGGGACAGCGCCCTCGCCCGGACCGATGAAGACGGCGCCCGGCGCGCTGCGAACCTATCTCGGCGTCACCGACGTCAACTTCATTCGCGGCGGCGAGCCGCTCGCGATCACCGACAGCACGCTGGCGAGCTGA